One Spirochaeta africana DSM 8902 genomic window carries:
- a CDS encoding histidine phosphatase family protein, with the protein MPETFPIPDFHLLQKRLRVYFIRHGESEGNSQGILQGRQDYPLSELGREQCRAAATYLADRGIEHVLTSPLLRARETADIIASAAGLPQPVDNGNLVELDTGLFTGMTIREIEREYPAEWSAFHRDSWEAVPDAESIASLWGRAISVWNEIIETANQGPRHILAVTHGGLLQWIIKTSLGARPQWLPLMSTANCGIFEFLAHPVPQQEQNNAPPASADRAYYGSWITINASA; encoded by the coding sequence ATGCCAGAAACCTTCCCGATCCCCGATTTTCATCTCCTCCAGAAAAGGCTACGGGTATACTTTATCCGCCATGGGGAGAGTGAAGGCAACTCGCAAGGTATTTTGCAGGGACGCCAGGATTACCCGCTGTCAGAACTTGGTCGTGAGCAGTGCCGTGCAGCTGCAACCTACCTGGCTGATCGGGGCATCGAGCATGTATTGACCAGCCCGCTGCTTCGGGCACGGGAAACGGCGGATATTATTGCGTCAGCAGCCGGTTTGCCGCAGCCGGTGGATAACGGGAATCTGGTTGAACTGGATACCGGGCTGTTTACCGGCATGACCATACGCGAGATCGAGCGAGAATACCCGGCGGAATGGAGCGCCTTCCATCGTGACAGCTGGGAAGCCGTACCGGACGCAGAATCGATTGCATCCCTCTGGGGACGGGCGATCTCGGTCTGGAATGAGATTATTGAAACCGCCAATCAGGGACCGCGCCACATCCTGGCGGTCACCCATGGCGGGCTGCTGCAGTGGATTATCAAAACCAGCCTTGGTGCCCGCCCGCAGTGGCTGCCGCTGATGTCGACTGCCAACTGCGGAATCTTCGAGTTCCTCGCACATCCGGTTCCCCAGCAGGAGCAAAACAACGCCCCGCCGGCGTCAGCCGACAGGGCGTATTACGGAAGCTGGATTACCATCAACGCCAGCGCATAG
- the tkt gene encoding transketolase has protein sequence MNATELQAAAAAIRSLSMDAIQAANSGHPGLPMGIAELGALLYGEIMQHDPADPGWENRDRFILSAGHGSMLVYSLLHLAGYDLPLEELKNFRQVGSKTPGHPEWGHTVGVETTTGPLGQGMANAVGMAIAESMAAARFNTSEHQIIDHYTYAIVGDGCMMEGVTAEAASLAGHLQLGKLIVFYDDNQISIDGSTEITFTEDVPARFRAYGWHVQSGDAYDADGIRGMIQAAREITDKPSFISLRSIIGKGSPNKAGTAGVHGAALGEQEVAAAKRELGLPEDTQFYIPPVASEFFAQRRNELGIARQEWKKLFADWAAANPALKQEWEAFRSGKPLQDISFPLYSTGDSVATRSAGQKAMQAVAAAYPNLVGGSADLAASNKTKFDGAEEYSSLNHRGSIINYGVREHAMGAVCNGIALYGLFKSFAATFLVFSDYMRPSVRLAALMQIPSIFVYTHDSIFVGEDGPTHQPIEHYAAMRAIPNLHFYRPGDAEETNIAWQMALERPDGPVALSLTRQNLPVYAKQDPDWQENMRRGAYIVQDSKSAPEVIVVATGSEVALALEAADSVKGTAIRVVSMPSRELFLQQSVEYREAVLPPGVRVVVAEAGIAQGWEVLTGGRREDIFSIDRFGVSGPGAAVADALEFSAAHLAARISQKG, from the coding sequence ATGAATGCAACTGAACTTCAGGCCGCTGCGGCGGCGATTCGATCGTTGAGTATGGATGCCATACAGGCGGCCAACTCCGGGCATCCGGGGCTGCCAATGGGTATAGCCGAGCTGGGGGCGCTGCTGTATGGGGAGATCATGCAGCATGATCCTGCTGATCCCGGCTGGGAGAATCGTGATCGGTTTATTTTGTCTGCAGGGCATGGCTCAATGCTGGTGTACTCTCTGCTGCACCTTGCTGGCTACGATCTGCCCCTGGAAGAGCTCAAGAACTTTCGCCAGGTCGGATCGAAAACCCCGGGACATCCCGAGTGGGGACATACCGTCGGGGTGGAGACCACAACCGGTCCTCTCGGACAGGGTATGGCCAACGCGGTCGGTATGGCAATTGCAGAATCCATGGCGGCAGCACGATTCAATACCTCAGAACATCAGATAATCGACCATTATACCTATGCTATAGTGGGTGACGGCTGCATGATGGAGGGGGTTACGGCCGAGGCTGCAAGCCTTGCCGGCCATCTGCAACTGGGCAAGCTGATCGTATTTTATGATGACAATCAGATCTCCATTGACGGTTCTACCGAGATCACCTTTACCGAGGATGTTCCAGCACGCTTCCGGGCCTATGGCTGGCATGTTCAGTCTGGCGATGCCTACGATGCTGACGGTATCCGCGGCATGATACAGGCGGCCAGGGAGATCACCGACAAGCCTTCTTTTATCTCGTTGCGATCAATAATCGGCAAGGGGTCTCCAAACAAGGCCGGAACAGCCGGTGTGCATGGTGCGGCGTTGGGAGAGCAGGAGGTTGCTGCAGCCAAGCGTGAGCTCGGGCTGCCCGAGGATACGCAGTTTTACATACCGCCGGTCGCGAGCGAGTTTTTTGCGCAGCGCCGTAATGAACTAGGTATCGCGCGCCAGGAATGGAAAAAGCTGTTCGCTGACTGGGCCGCGGCCAATCCCGCGTTGAAGCAGGAGTGGGAGGCTTTTCGCAGTGGTAAACCCCTGCAGGATATCAGCTTTCCGTTGTACTCAACCGGTGACAGCGTTGCAACGCGCAGCGCTGGCCAGAAGGCAATGCAGGCAGTTGCGGCAGCCTATCCCAATCTGGTTGGAGGATCGGCTGACCTGGCGGCCTCAAACAAGACCAAGTTCGATGGTGCAGAGGAGTATAGCTCGCTGAATCACCGTGGCAGCATCATCAATTACGGGGTACGGGAGCATGCTATGGGAGCGGTCTGTAACGGCATCGCTCTGTACGGGCTGTTCAAGAGTTTCGCCGCAACCTTTCTGGTATTTTCGGACTATATGCGTCCCAGCGTTCGCCTGGCGGCACTGATGCAGATTCCGTCTATTTTTGTTTATACCCATGACTCTATTTTTGTGGGTGAGGATGGTCCCACCCACCAGCCGATCGAGCATTACGCAGCCATGCGGGCGATCCCGAATCTGCATTTCTATCGTCCTGGCGATGCCGAGGAAACCAATATTGCCTGGCAGATGGCGCTCGAACGACCTGATGGTCCGGTGGCACTCTCGTTGACCCGGCAAAACCTGCCGGTCTATGCCAAACAAGATCCTGACTGGCAGGAAAACATGCGACGCGGGGCGTACATTGTGCAAGACAGTAAGAGTGCCCCGGAGGTGATTGTAGTTGCGACCGGGTCCGAGGTTGCGCTGGCGCTTGAGGCAGCAGATTCGGTCAAGGGCACAGCTATCAGGGTGGTGTCCATGCCTTCGCGGGAGCTGTTTCTGCAGCAGTCCGTGGAGTATCGGGAAGCTGTCCTGCCCCCCGGTGTCCGGGTTGTGGTAGCCGAAGCAGGGATCGCCCAGGGGTGGGAGGTGCTTACCGGCGGACGTCGGGAGGATATATTCTCGATTGATCGTTTCGGTGTGTCCGGCCCGGGAGCGGCGGTAGCCGATGCCCTGGAGTTTTCTGCGGCTCATCTGGCTGCCAGAATCAGCCAGAAAGGTTAA
- the leuB gene encoding 3-isopropylmalate dehydrogenase, with amino-acid sequence MKEFRIAVLPGDGIGPEVMQEALKVLDAVEQRFGIRCVRQDAAVGGAAIDAHGSALPEATIHTCENSQAILFGSVGGPKWEHLPPDQQPERGALLPLRKHFGLYANLRPAIIFPQLRDASPLKPEIIGSQLDILVVRELTGGIYFGQPKGIESDRAYDTMIYTRLEVERIARVAFEAARSRGKLVHSIDKSNVLNSSILWREVVLEVARDYPDVELKHLYVDNAAMQLVVRPSQFDVILCGNLFGDILSDEAAMITGSLGMLPSASIAGSGSDGIPFGLYEPSGGSAPDIAGHGVANPIAQILSAAMMLKYSFGQDEAYQTIFTAISDVLSEGYRTGDIASDGTTRVGTAEMGDLIAGKVRG; translated from the coding sequence ATGAAGGAATTTCGGATCGCCGTTCTGCCCGGCGACGGTATTGGCCCCGAGGTAATGCAGGAGGCCCTTAAGGTACTCGACGCTGTCGAGCAGCGCTTTGGTATACGCTGTGTACGTCAGGATGCCGCCGTAGGCGGAGCTGCCATAGACGCACATGGCAGCGCATTGCCCGAGGCTACCATTCACACCTGCGAAAACAGTCAGGCTATCCTGTTCGGCTCAGTCGGCGGCCCCAAGTGGGAACACCTGCCCCCGGATCAGCAGCCAGAACGGGGTGCTCTGCTGCCGCTGCGCAAGCATTTCGGGTTGTATGCCAACCTGCGCCCGGCGATCATATTTCCCCAGCTGCGCGATGCATCGCCTTTGAAACCGGAGATTATCGGCAGCCAGCTTGATATTCTGGTAGTGCGAGAGCTCACCGGCGGCATCTACTTTGGTCAGCCAAAGGGAATCGAGTCTGATCGCGCCTATGACACCATGATCTACACCCGCCTGGAGGTAGAGCGAATCGCTCGTGTTGCCTTTGAAGCAGCCCGCAGTCGCGGCAAGCTGGTTCATTCCATAGACAAATCCAACGTGCTGAACTCATCAATCCTGTGGCGGGAGGTTGTGCTTGAGGTAGCCCGCGACTACCCGGATGTCGAGCTGAAGCATCTGTATGTGGATAACGCCGCCATGCAGCTGGTGGTCCGGCCATCCCAGTTCGATGTAATTCTGTGCGGAAATCTCTTTGGCGATATCCTCTCGGATGAGGCTGCCATGATTACCGGATCCCTCGGCATGCTGCCCAGCGCCTCGATTGCCGGTTCAGGGAGCGACGGGATTCCCTTCGGCCTGTATGAACCCAGTGGCGGCTCAGCCCCGGACATCGCCGGCCATGGTGTGGCCAATCCCATCGCGCAGATCCTGTCGGCGGCAATGATGCTGAAGTACAGCTTTGGTCAGGATGAAGCCTATCAGACCATCTTCACCGCCATCAGCGATGTACTGTCGGAAGGCTACCGCACCGGGGACATTGCTTCCGACGGCACCACCAGGGTAGGCACCGCCGAAATGGGTGACCTTATCGCCGGGAAAGTTCGCGGATAA
- the hisE gene encoding phosphoribosyl-ATP diphosphatase: protein MEFIPAIDLLDGSCVRLKQGSYADVDRYELDPVEVALGFVAQGARRIHLVDLNAARGSSIDERKGNRDIIRRITAAVDCAVEVGGGVRTEADVAELLQAGVTQVVAGTTLARDPHEVGRWVRRYGPVVLAGIDAKDGQVKVAGWEQSSGITDVELARIAADIGCAGIIYTNIARDGMMQGPDIEATSRVAAAGGIPVILSGGISKQQDIAQVIAEAHPMVGGIIAGKALYEQAIDPGEVLEMCRQAREDSATVHVRLWNSDGRWDPGSSRVKPAMVLDQDGVVRAVVSQNAKATAKSTEQNEVWQLVPENGRVLPAELPPHQLEAVTEHRDCIEVRARFAAPEAADTGGEAGAAESASAAHEAGAHSVADPTEGNPESVLLQLEQLIRERKKKLPEGSYTTHLFTKGEEKIRKKTGEEAVELILARNNPEMIAESADLIYHLLVLLAERDIPLAQVIRELSRR, encoded by the coding sequence GTGGAGTTTATACCTGCAATAGATTTGCTGGATGGATCATGTGTGCGCCTGAAACAGGGCAGCTACGCCGATGTCGATCGCTACGAACTGGACCCGGTAGAGGTCGCCCTGGGATTTGTTGCACAGGGTGCGCGCCGGATTCATCTGGTGGATCTGAATGCCGCTCGCGGCAGCTCGATTGATGAACGCAAAGGCAACCGGGATATCATCAGGAGGATCACTGCTGCCGTTGATTGTGCGGTAGAGGTGGGCGGTGGCGTCCGTACCGAAGCGGATGTAGCCGAGCTGCTGCAGGCCGGGGTTACCCAGGTGGTGGCAGGTACCACGCTGGCGCGCGACCCGCATGAGGTCGGCCGGTGGGTGCGACGTTATGGACCGGTTGTACTGGCAGGGATCGATGCAAAAGATGGCCAGGTTAAGGTGGCAGGTTGGGAACAGTCATCCGGGATTACCGATGTCGAACTGGCCCGGATTGCTGCCGATATCGGGTGTGCCGGGATAATTTATACCAATATTGCCCGCGACGGGATGATGCAGGGGCCGGACATCGAGGCTACCAGCCGGGTGGCGGCAGCCGGGGGTATTCCGGTAATACTGTCCGGGGGCATATCGAAGCAACAGGATATTGCGCAGGTAATCGCCGAGGCACACCCCATGGTCGGCGGGATTATTGCCGGGAAGGCTTTGTATGAGCAGGCCATCGATCCGGGCGAGGTTCTCGAGATGTGTCGACAGGCTCGCGAGGATAGTGCGACCGTGCACGTACGGCTGTGGAACAGCGACGGTCGCTGGGATCCCGGCAGCAGCCGGGTGAAGCCCGCGATGGTGCTGGATCAGGATGGCGTGGTTCGTGCGGTGGTGTCACAGAACGCCAAGGCAACGGCAAAAAGCACCGAACAGAATGAGGTCTGGCAACTCGTGCCGGAAAACGGGCGGGTGCTCCCAGCCGAGCTGCCGCCGCATCAGCTTGAGGCTGTCACCGAGCATCGCGACTGCATAGAGGTACGAGCCCGATTCGCCGCTCCCGAGGCAGCCGATACTGGTGGGGAGGCCGGCGCAGCTGAATCAGCCAGCGCTGCCCATGAGGCCGGCGCACACAGCGTCGCTGACCCGACCGAGGGCAACCCGGAGTCGGTGCTGCTGCAGCTCGAACAGCTGATTCGTGAGCGCAAAAAAAAGCTCCCGGAAGGGAGCTATACAACCCACTTGTTTACCAAGGGTGAAGAAAAGATACGCAAAAAAACCGGTGAAGAGGCGGTAGAACTGATTCTGGCGCGCAATAATCCCGAGATGATTGCGGAGTCGGCAGATCTGATATACCACCTGCTGGTTCTGCTTGCAGAGCGGGATATCCCGCTGGCACAGGTTATCCGCGAACTTTCCCGGCGATAA
- the pyrC gene encoding dihydroorotase — protein MKKNGEMAVRRPDDMHLHVRQGELMKVVVPQTAAVFKRAIIMPNILPPVTSAERLERYRERVVAAAGSASGFEPLMTFKIIPGLSPDVVQELKQAGALAGKLYPEGATTNSEDGVSDVQTIYPVLEEMQRNDIVLSIHGEDPDVFSLDREEAFLPTLRQFSRDFPDLRIVLEHLSSAAAVQAVAELPNVWGTITLHHLELTLDDLLGGELQPHYFCKPIVKRPSDRAAIQRAALSGSPKYFFGSDSAPHPVDRKHAPTARAGIFSAPVAYQGLLRFFGEHDALERIEGFTAVYGADFYGVPKNGDELVVRRQDWTAPDEVGGLVPYHAGEVFPYTVIPGWK, from the coding sequence ATGAAGAAAAATGGTGAAATGGCAGTGCGCCGCCCGGATGATATGCACCTGCATGTCCGTCAGGGCGAGTTGATGAAGGTGGTGGTTCCGCAGACAGCGGCGGTTTTCAAGCGGGCAATTATCATGCCGAATATCCTGCCGCCGGTAACCAGTGCCGAGCGGCTGGAGCGATATCGTGAACGGGTGGTTGCCGCTGCCGGCAGTGCATCGGGGTTTGAGCCGCTGATGACCTTCAAGATTATCCCCGGGCTCAGTCCCGATGTCGTGCAGGAACTCAAGCAGGCTGGTGCACTGGCCGGCAAGCTGTATCCGGAGGGTGCTACCACCAATTCCGAGGACGGGGTGAGTGATGTGCAGACTATCTATCCGGTCCTGGAGGAGATGCAGCGCAACGATATTGTGTTGAGCATTCACGGGGAGGACCCTGATGTATTCTCACTGGACCGGGAAGAGGCATTCCTGCCAACCCTGCGGCAGTTCAGCCGGGATTTTCCGGATCTGCGAATCGTGCTTGAGCATCTGTCATCGGCTGCAGCGGTCCAGGCGGTAGCAGAGCTGCCGAATGTATGGGGTACCATCACCCTGCACCATCTGGAGCTTACCCTGGATGATCTGCTGGGAGGGGAGCTGCAGCCGCATTATTTTTGCAAGCCGATCGTAAAACGCCCGAGCGACCGCGCCGCAATCCAGCGGGCTGCGCTGTCCGGCAGTCCGAAATACTTTTTCGGCAGTGATTCCGCTCCGCATCCGGTGGATCGCAAGCACGCACCGACTGCCCGTGCAGGGATCTTCTCGGCTCCGGTGGCGTACCAGGGGCTGCTGAGGTTTTTTGGGGAGCACGATGCCCTTGAGCGTATCGAGGGCTTTACCGCGGTATACGGTGCCGATTTTTACGGTGTGCCGAAGAACGGGGATGAACTGGTTGTGCGTCGTCAGGACTGGACCGCCCCCGATGAGGTGGGTGGGCTGGTACCGTACCATGCCGGAGAGGTATTTCCGTATACCGTAATTCCCGGCTGGAAATAG
- a CDS encoding Bax inhibitor-1/YccA family protein, whose translation MSDRSYAGAQAQVNTILRNVYLWMTLGLAFTGVVAFLAAGSGIVTALMQNPLLFFVLMIGQLGLVLYLSARISRISPQAAIGAFLLYAGLNGILFSFIFLAYAGTTIAATFFVTAGTFAGMSLYAMTTKEDLTKYGKYLIMGLWGLILASIVNIFLGSSGLEWIISYAGVLIFVGLTAYDTQVIARMSAQYSGNVGSADYARLSIMGALKLYLDFINLFLFFLRIFGGGRN comes from the coding sequence ATGTCCGATAGAAGCTACGCCGGTGCCCAGGCACAGGTAAACACCATTCTGCGCAATGTCTACCTCTGGATGACCCTGGGGCTCGCCTTTACCGGGGTGGTGGCGTTCCTGGCGGCCGGCTCCGGTATTGTTACTGCCCTGATGCAGAACCCGCTGCTGTTTTTTGTTCTGATGATCGGCCAGCTCGGCCTGGTACTGTATCTGTCGGCCCGCATATCCCGGATATCACCGCAGGCAGCAATCGGCGCCTTTCTGCTGTATGCCGGACTGAACGGTATTCTGTTCTCGTTCATTTTTCTGGCCTACGCGGGCACAACCATTGCGGCGACCTTTTTTGTAACCGCCGGAACCTTTGCCGGCATGAGCCTCTATGCCATGACAACCAAAGAGGATCTCACCAAGTACGGCAAATACCTGATCATGGGGCTGTGGGGACTGATCCTGGCCAGCATTGTAAATATCTTTCTTGGCAGCTCGGGGCTTGAATGGATCATATCCTATGCCGGGGTACTGATATTTGTAGGCCTGACTGCCTATGACACCCAGGTTATCGCTAGGATGAGTGCCCAGTACAGCGGCAATGTCGGCTCTGCTGATTACGCCCGCCTGTCGATTATGGGTGCACTGAAGCTGTATCTGGACTTTATCAACCTCTTCCTGTTCTTCCTGCGGATTTTTGGCGGCGGACGCAATTAA
- a CDS encoding DUF4954 family protein: MNPGFFFRNHVSHIAAYRQQLNTDHARLGFRQLTSAEADRLMQFGCRCTDWDQVLVSDPFRPEAFEDCRFSGRVYLDTGGQYPLAADLPAAAVSLPEISISNSRIGNSYIAAGSTITDASLCGVFLEPGVRILSSNIHGGSPGESGAQPFGIGMSMALLNESLPVQLPLMPDWTLPDYLERLHRSRQSPDMRRTSAAQTPPTAIPPVLHGISILGRGCSVMHTRQIRNSYLGPGCSCTGADEVRDTTLLNGGAGPSRVGTGCILRMAALQPGAQADTQARIERSCILETASIENSALVSDSIIGPGSAIGQGEVTASVLGPLTGLHHQSLLIAADWSAGRGNVGYGANVGSNHSSRMADREIRIGEGMFFGLDTAVQFPANYQDAPYSIVATAVVLPPQRMAMPFSLIVPLPDFLPGGSHRSDKNLQIPAGANRLVPGWVLDRNLFAIFRNWQKYQDRFTARAHHIDPFPLRQEIRQQLQRALTILQQVAPAAESPDGSKGFLLPLQIPEVGHNIVLQQDLLAAIQAYRNAIRFGELWDRSEQAPAGLSTDDRSGFARLLQQYLDGITAAWHKDLNRHAAIFPEDDWQTDPENDPVLQAVLAPLQRKLDSL, translated from the coding sequence ATGAACCCGGGCTTTTTTTTCCGTAACCATGTATCGCACATCGCCGCGTATCGGCAGCAGCTGAACACCGATCATGCCCGGCTCGGGTTTCGGCAGCTCACATCTGCCGAAGCAGACCGGTTGATGCAGTTCGGCTGCCGCTGCACCGATTGGGATCAGGTACTGGTTTCCGACCCGTTCCGGCCCGAGGCCTTCGAGGACTGCCGGTTTTCCGGCAGGGTGTACCTCGACACGGGGGGACAGTATCCACTCGCCGCCGATCTGCCCGCAGCTGCCGTCAGCCTGCCGGAGATCAGCATCAGCAACTCCCGGATTGGCAACAGTTATATTGCCGCCGGCAGCACGATCACGGATGCATCCCTCTGCGGGGTTTTTCTGGAACCCGGGGTCAGAATCCTGTCCAGCAACATCCATGGCGGTTCGCCCGGAGAATCCGGAGCACAGCCCTTCGGCATCGGCATGTCGATGGCACTGCTGAACGAGTCACTGCCGGTACAGCTTCCGCTGATGCCGGACTGGACACTGCCAGACTACCTGGAACGACTGCACCGCAGTCGTCAATCCCCAGACATGCGCCGGACATCGGCTGCGCAAACACCCCCGACGGCCATACCACCCGTGCTGCACGGGATCAGTATACTGGGACGCGGCTGCAGCGTGATGCATACCCGCCAGATCCGGAACAGCTACCTGGGACCAGGCTGCAGCTGTACCGGTGCAGATGAGGTTCGGGACACCACCCTGCTGAACGGCGGAGCCGGTCCATCCCGCGTCGGGACCGGCTGTATTCTGCGAATGGCTGCCCTCCAGCCAGGTGCGCAGGCAGACACCCAGGCACGGATCGAGCGCAGCTGTATCCTGGAAACTGCCAGCATAGAAAACAGTGCCCTGGTTTCCGACAGCATTATCGGCCCCGGAAGTGCGATTGGCCAGGGCGAGGTGACCGCTTCGGTGCTTGGCCCCTTGACCGGGCTGCATCACCAGTCCCTGCTGATAGCGGCCGACTGGTCAGCCGGCCGCGGAAATGTCGGCTACGGGGCCAACGTAGGCTCCAACCACAGCTCCCGCATGGCCGATCGCGAGATACGGATAGGCGAAGGGATGTTCTTCGGGCTTGATACCGCGGTTCAGTTCCCCGCCAACTATCAGGATGCACCCTACAGTATCGTCGCCACTGCGGTCGTACTGCCCCCGCAGCGAATGGCTATGCCATTCAGCCTGATTGTCCCGCTGCCGGATTTCCTGCCGGGAGGGTCGCACCGCAGCGATAAAAACCTGCAGATCCCGGCTGGTGCCAATCGCCTTGTTCCCGGCTGGGTCCTGGATCGCAACCTCTTTGCCATATTTCGCAACTGGCAGAAGTACCAGGATCGCTTTACCGCCAGAGCCCACCACATCGATCCCTTTCCCCTGCGACAGGAGATACGTCAACAGCTCCAGCGAGCCCTGACGATACTGCAGCAGGTAGCGCCCGCTGCAGAGTCTCCCGACGGGAGCAAGGGGTTTCTGCTGCCGTTGCAGATCCCGGAAGTCGGGCACAACATCGTACTGCAGCAAGACCTGTTGGCAGCTATCCAGGCCTATCGCAACGCCATCCGCTTCGGTGAGCTGTGGGATCGCAGCGAGCAGGCGCCAGCCGGGCTCTCCACCGATGACCGATCCGGCTTTGCTCGCCTGCTGCAGCAGTACCTCGACGGCATCACCGCTGCGTGGCACAAGGACCTGAACCGGCACGCAGCGATCTTCCCTGAGGATGACTGGCAGACAGACCCGGAAAACGACCCGGTACTGCAGGCGGTGCTGGCACCGCTGCAGCGCAAGCTGGACAGTTTGTAA
- a CDS encoding HD domain-containing protein, which produces MQLLQDLKQLPVPVFLSGVSAMRHYLGLPLAPMTTLTLAGDLVTVARNFAEPQFCSVPGVDAVVEHPDTTMLIRCAEQPPSPDAGTTPASSISSWHYSPHSSTYIDQASVYKQLRGGELKTEIASADDAVHAALALAQLPLQPSNPLRHPPAIMSGEIGPHELSRDAQRILLEGILGGEQARTALEHLHDWGWIRAFWPQLAEMDATEQGKSEHPEGNVWQHSLEALTHRKTLDIRVGLAVLLHDSGKPYARQTARHRFHLHADIGADLASRLLGSLGFPPDIIRDVCWLIRHHSFPGALAKLPQHRTAPLMANPLFPLLLELYRCDLSATFRGPEGYYSACTVYRRFLKYEKNPFRDPAGKKLLNSLVE; this is translated from the coding sequence ATGCAGTTGCTACAGGATCTGAAACAGCTTCCGGTGCCGGTATTCCTCAGCGGGGTATCCGCCATGCGCCACTACCTCGGTCTGCCGCTCGCGCCCATGACAACCCTTACCCTGGCAGGTGATCTGGTTACCGTTGCCAGAAACTTTGCCGAGCCGCAGTTTTGCAGCGTTCCCGGGGTTGATGCGGTGGTGGAACACCCGGACACCACCATGCTGATCCGCTGCGCAGAACAGCCCCCGTCACCCGACGCAGGAACGACCCCTGCATCCAGCATCAGCTCCTGGCACTACAGCCCGCACAGCAGCACCTACATAGACCAGGCCAGTGTCTATAAGCAGCTGCGCGGTGGTGAGCTGAAAACCGAGATCGCATCTGCCGACGATGCGGTGCATGCAGCGCTGGCCCTGGCACAGTTACCCCTGCAGCCATCAAATCCGTTGCGGCATCCGCCTGCCATCATGTCCGGGGAGATCGGGCCACACGAACTGTCGCGCGATGCGCAGCGTATACTGCTGGAGGGAATTCTGGGCGGAGAACAGGCCCGCACCGCCCTGGAACATCTGCATGACTGGGGCTGGATCCGGGCATTCTGGCCGCAGCTGGCGGAAATGGATGCAACCGAACAGGGCAAGAGTGAACACCCGGAGGGGAATGTCTGGCAGCACTCGCTGGAAGCCCTGACCCATCGCAAGACCCTGGATATACGTGTCGGCCTGGCAGTGCTGCTGCATGACAGCGGCAAACCCTATGCCCGGCAGACTGCACGACATCGCTTTCATCTGCATGCAGATATCGGCGCCGATCTTGCCAGCCGACTGCTGGGCAGCCTGGGGTTCCCCCCCGATATCATCAGGGATGTCTGCTGGCTGATTCGTCACCACAGCTTCCCGGGGGCTTTGGCGAAGTTGCCTCAGCATCGCACCGCGCCGCTGATGGCTAACCCGCTGTTCCCGCTGCTGCTGGAGCTGTACCGCTGTGATCTGAGCGCTACCTTCCGGGGTCCCGAGGGGTACTATTCCGCTTGTACGGTGTATCGACGCTTTCTGAAGTATGAAAAAAATCCGTTTCGGGACCCTGCCGGCAAGAAGCTCCTGAACAGCCTGGTAGAATAG